In a genomic window of Bradyrhizobium ontarionense:
- a CDS encoding methyl-accepting chemotaxis protein: MRHLTVYQRLAAIIAVMSVTLFAVSAMQIMMLRGTVIEERQAMVRNLVDSAMKVLSYYDAAVTAGKIPSDQARQQAFAAIGAMRWGQYADYLGVYGTGMSDAGVTYVHANPKYINVNRWDFKDSTGKLLIQDIVRTARAGGGFVEYRVPRAGGTTELPKMSYVGAYGGGDKMLAIQAGVYVDDIDAVVYQRALWAGMGGLAGLIVAGLVAFWLGRGLVAPLDRTCAVMDELTKGNLAFEVPYTGRRNEIGRMARSLQIFKDHLAESERIRAEQEHSKQQAAEERRTVLARIADEFERSIGGVIQTTSSAAGELQTSAESMSSIVSGTTDQSAKVAAAAEQTAKNVQMVSASAEQLSSSIQEIAKQVTQSSSIAQNAVGQATRTEAMVDRLVHASQKIGEVMALIQTIAGQTNLLALNATIESARAGEAGKGFAVVANEVKALSAQTAKATEEITSQIEAIRDATTSTVTAIRDIGTTIGQMNEITETIAAAVEEQGVATKEIARSVQQAAQGTQGVMQHIVGVREASGQVGAAAAQVLSAASQLGSQSDQLKTQTGRFLGNVRAA; this comes from the coding sequence ATGCGACACCTCACTGTCTACCAGCGCCTGGCGGCCATCATCGCAGTGATGTCGGTCACACTCTTTGCCGTATCCGCCATGCAGATCATGATGCTGCGTGGAACCGTCATCGAAGAACGGCAGGCCATGGTCCGCAACCTCGTCGACTCGGCCATGAAGGTCCTGAGCTATTATGACGCGGCGGTGACAGCCGGAAAGATCCCGTCGGATCAAGCCCGCCAGCAGGCCTTTGCCGCGATCGGCGCGATGCGCTGGGGGCAATATGCCGATTACCTCGGCGTCTACGGTACCGGGATGTCGGATGCCGGCGTCACCTATGTCCATGCCAATCCGAAATACATCAACGTCAACCGGTGGGACTTCAAGGATTCGACCGGCAAGCTGCTGATTCAGGACATTGTTCGCACCGCGCGCGCCGGTGGCGGCTTCGTCGAATACCGGGTGCCGCGCGCCGGGGGAACCACCGAGCTGCCGAAGATGTCCTATGTCGGCGCCTATGGCGGCGGCGATAAGATGCTGGCGATCCAGGCCGGGGTCTATGTCGATGACATCGATGCGGTCGTCTATCAGCGCGCGCTGTGGGCCGGCATGGGCGGCCTCGCCGGTCTGATCGTGGCCGGTCTGGTCGCCTTCTGGCTCGGCCGCGGCCTCGTCGCGCCGCTCGACCGGACCTGCGCCGTGATGGATGAGCTCACCAAGGGCAATCTGGCGTTCGAGGTGCCCTACACCGGCCGCAGGAACGAGATCGGGCGCATGGCGCGCAGCCTGCAGATCTTCAAGGATCATCTGGCCGAGAGCGAGCGTATCAGAGCCGAGCAGGAGCACTCCAAGCAGCAGGCGGCCGAGGAGCGCCGCACGGTGCTGGCGCGCATCGCCGACGAGTTCGAGCGCTCGATCGGCGGCGTGATCCAGACCACGAGCAGCGCGGCTGGTGAGCTGCAAACGTCGGCCGAGTCGATGTCCAGCATCGTCTCGGGCACGACCGATCAGAGCGCCAAGGTGGCCGCGGCCGCCGAGCAGACCGCGAAGAACGTGCAGATGGTGTCGGCCTCGGCCGAGCAGCTATCGTCGTCGATCCAGGAGATCGCCAAGCAGGTGACGCAGTCGTCCTCGATCGCTCAGAACGCGGTCGGGCAGGCGACCCGGACGGAGGCGATGGTCGACAGGCTGGTGCACGCATCGCAGAAGATCGGCGAGGTCATGGCGCTGATCCAGACCATCGCCGGCCAGACCAACCTGCTGGCGCTGAACGCCACCATCGAATCCGCCCGTGCGGGCGAGGCCGGCAAGGGCTTCGCGGTCGTCGCCAACGAGGTCAAGGCGCTGTCGGCGCAGACCGCCAAGGCGACCGAGGAGATCACCAGCCAGATCGAGGCGATCCGCGACGCGACGACCTCGACCGTCACCGCGATCCGCGACATCGGCACCACGATCGGCCAGATGAACGAGATCACCGAGACCATCGCGGCCGCGGTCGAGGAGCAGGGCGTCGCGACCAAGGAGATCGCCCGCAGCGTGCAGCAGGCGGCGCAGGGCACCCAGGGTGTCATGCAGCACATCGTCGGCGTCCGCGAGGCCTCCGGCCAGGTCGGCGCCGCCGCCGCCCAGGTGCTGAGCGCGGCGTCGCAGCTCGGCAGCCAGTCGGATCAGCTCAAGACCCAGACCGGGCGATTCCTCGGCAACGTCCGCGCCGCGTGA
- a CDS encoding PRC-barrel domain-containing protein has translation MKKIILVGAVAAVFAASTAMAETPASATRTEATVAGANQAYSNQWRVYKLIGLEVYNQNNEKLGDISDLLVDQTGTIQTAILGVGGFLGVGERMVAVSYEQLKFSNQAVEMKVASTASPKTADVGRQTTTGAATTAAPVRSSGERWYPDHAVINLTADQLKAMPKFEYN, from the coding sequence ATGAAGAAGATCATCCTCGTCGGAGCGGTCGCGGCCGTTTTCGCCGCCAGCACCGCAATGGCGGAAACCCCGGCATCGGCAACGCGGACCGAAGCAACCGTGGCTGGCGCCAATCAGGCCTACAGCAATCAATGGCGGGTCTACAAGCTGATCGGTCTCGAGGTCTACAATCAGAACAATGAGAAGCTCGGCGACATCTCGGACCTCCTGGTGGATCAAACGGGAACGATCCAGACGGCGATTCTTGGTGTCGGTGGATTTCTCGGCGTTGGGGAGCGGATGGTCGCGGTCAGCTATGAGCAGCTCAAGTTCAGCAATCAAGCGGTCGAAATGAAAGTCGCATCGACGGCATCACCCAAAACCGCCGATGTCGGACGTCAGACAACGACTGGAGCGGCAACGACAGCAGCGCCGGTCCGAAGTAGCGGCGAGCGGTGGTACCCGGATCATGCAGTCATCAATCTGACGGCGGATCAGCTGAAGGCGATGCCCAAGTTCGAGTACAACTGA
- a CDS encoding ParB N-terminal domain-containing protein has translation MFKPESFPIEKIFVPEKMRKALKPELVQELAESILDIGQQSPIVVRREKDRFVLVEGLHRLEACRALGERAIIGLLVSAEEARQKPPGSQAADPELQNMERLRKLRLEREAAEKLAGTSRADLATNAATRQREHPEKTNRSKLKAAPKQSGRERSGSSARTLSDWIKQQERSGGRY, from the coding sequence GTGTTCAAACCGGAAAGCTTCCCGATCGAGAAGATCTTCGTTCCCGAGAAAATGCGGAAGGCCCTCAAACCCGAACTGGTTCAAGAACTGGCGGAGAGCATTCTCGACATCGGACAACAGTCCCCCATCGTTGTTCGGCGGGAGAAGGACCGCTTCGTTCTGGTCGAGGGGCTGCATCGGCTGGAAGCCTGCAGAGCGCTCGGGGAACGTGCCATCATCGGACTGCTGGTCTCGGCTGAGGAGGCACGTCAGAAGCCGCCGGGGTCCCAGGCTGCGGACCCGGAACTGCAGAACATGGAGCGGCTCCGAAAGCTCCGTCTCGAAAGGGAGGCCGCGGAGAAGCTGGCCGGGACTTCGAGAGCGGACCTGGCGACGAACGCTGCGACGCGTCAGCGAGAACACCCGGAGAAGACCAACCGGAGCAAGCTGAAGGCGGCGCCGAAACAATCGGGTCGCGAGCGTTCGGGATCATCAGCGAGGACGCTGTCGGATTGGATCAAGCAACAAGAGCGCAGTGGTGGTCGCTACTGA
- a CDS encoding MFS transporter, with translation MPPVIADPSLLRVLVVLAVTQLIAWGTLSLPAVLGRQMGADLEMDLTAIFASTSVLYMSMGLCSPLLARPFVKHGGRRVMIAGTLLAAPGYVMLSAAQGPLSYYAAWLLLGIAGSATLSTASYIVLNEVAGLRARSAIGALMLVTGLSSSIFWPLTSALSGLIGWRSTCLVYAGLLLLVSLPLFVFLLPRRVHDHLPPASDVAPPPPAAAPARSTFYLLVGASGLNAFVAFGMGAVLIELLKTKGLSAAEAIGFGSMLGVIQISARAIDFLGGGRWDGIATAIVAGLALPVAMLLLMLSSGSHAAIAAFILIYGLGSGALAVARATMPLVFYDKAAFAKTAAQIGLPLNLLSAVSAPILVELLTRYGSNAPLALSLVCSCAAVVILLLLRRRRPTRAMAGG, from the coding sequence ATGCCCCCCGTCATCGCCGATCCCTCTCTTCTGCGCGTCCTGGTCGTGCTTGCCGTCACGCAATTGATCGCCTGGGGCACGCTCAGTCTGCCGGCCGTGCTCGGCCGCCAGATGGGCGCCGATCTGGAGATGGACCTGACCGCGATCTTCGCCAGCACGTCGGTGCTGTACATGTCGATGGGCCTGTGCTCGCCGCTGCTGGCGCGGCCGTTCGTGAAGCATGGCGGCCGGCGGGTGATGATCGCGGGCACGCTGCTCGCGGCGCCCGGCTATGTGATGCTGTCGGCCGCGCAGGGGCCGCTGTCTTATTATGCGGCGTGGCTGCTGCTCGGCATCGCCGGCAGTGCGACGCTCTCGACCGCCTCCTACATCGTGCTCAACGAGGTCGCTGGCCTGCGCGCGCGCAGCGCCATCGGGGCGCTGATGCTGGTCACCGGACTGTCGAGCAGCATCTTCTGGCCGCTCACCTCGGCGCTATCAGGGCTCATCGGCTGGCGTAGCACATGCCTGGTCTATGCCGGCCTGCTGCTCCTGGTCTCGCTGCCGCTGTTCGTGTTCCTGCTGCCGCGGCGCGTCCATGATCATTTGCCGCCGGCATCGGACGTCGCGCCGCCGCCGCCCGCGGCCGCGCCGGCGCGCAGCACGTTCTATCTGCTGGTCGGCGCCTCCGGCCTCAACGCCTTCGTCGCGTTCGGCATGGGCGCCGTGCTGATCGAGCTCCTGAAGACCAAAGGCCTGTCGGCGGCGGAGGCGATCGGCTTCGGGTCGATGCTGGGCGTGATCCAGATCAGCGCCCGCGCGATCGATTTCCTCGGTGGCGGCCGTTGGGACGGCATTGCCACGGCGATCGTCGCCGGCCTGGCGCTGCCGGTCGCGATGCTGCTGCTGATGCTGAGCAGCGGCTCGCATGCCGCGATCGCCGCCTTCATCCTGATCTACGGTCTCGGCAGCGGCGCGCTGGCCGTGGCGCGCGCCACCATGCCATTGGTGTTCTACGACAAGGCGGCGTTTGCCAAGACGGCCGCGCAGATCGGGCTGCCGCTCAACCTGCTGTCGGCGGTGTCGGCGCCGATCCTGGTCGAGCTGCTCACCCGTTACGGCAGCAACGCGCCGCTGGCGCTGAGCCTGGTGTGCTCCTGCGCCGCCGTGGTGATCCTGCTGCTGTTGCGGCGACGTCGACCGACGCGCGCAATGGCTGGCGGCTAG
- a CDS encoding MFS transporter: MPNASSTNRTAASPSPVDRTAQHAIADSQHAGGALSTLIAACVSGFLFQFDLTALSAALPDIASSLSADVADQAWVIDVYSLALIFALPLAGPVADRYGRRRMFMTGAVVFALASALCATATTLSGLLAWRVLQGISGAALTASASALLAVAYPGPRRAWAFGICGTVIGASMVAGPPLGAVIAAVSGWPWVFWINLPICVALVLLTARTASDQALSRTYAPLDWAGPAALALAVGSLASLMLAGHGPAGPVVMPMPVVVGGCVGALALFIRVERQHVAPAFDFALFGSSRFVAMCLVPIAGSIGFWALLVHLPQMARGPMALSPAATGFLLTALTVPMVLLPSVGAKLAAKLPARWYFAGGLGIVGGADLLLALAARDLGAPLAIWAVVGALLIGGCGCAVFNAQIAAAAVSAVPPDRAATASAISVTMRQIGFAFGIALIGALLERNDPYAYTTAFTVVAACTLGLAVVAFALLGRSKG; the protein is encoded by the coding sequence ATGCCAAACGCGTCTTCGACAAACCGGACAGCCGCCTCTCCGTCCCCGGTGGACAGGACGGCGCAACACGCGATCGCGGATTCGCAGCACGCTGGTGGCGCGCTATCAACGCTGATCGCCGCGTGTGTGAGCGGCTTCTTGTTTCAGTTCGACCTCACCGCGCTGTCGGCGGCGTTGCCGGATATTGCGTCCAGCCTTTCCGCCGACGTTGCGGACCAGGCCTGGGTGATCGACGTCTACAGTCTGGCGTTGATCTTCGCGCTGCCGCTGGCGGGCCCGGTCGCCGATCGCTACGGGCGACGGCGCATGTTCATGACCGGCGCTGTTGTCTTCGCCTTGGCGTCGGCCCTGTGTGCGACCGCGACCACCCTCTCAGGTCTGTTGGCTTGGCGCGTGCTGCAGGGGATTTCCGGCGCCGCGCTGACGGCGTCCGCGTCAGCACTCCTCGCGGTCGCTTATCCCGGCCCTCGCCGGGCCTGGGCGTTCGGCATATGCGGCACAGTCATCGGCGCGTCGATGGTGGCCGGGCCGCCGCTTGGTGCTGTCATTGCGGCGGTGTCGGGATGGCCCTGGGTGTTTTGGATCAACCTGCCGATTTGCGTCGCGTTGGTGCTGCTGACGGCGCGAACCGCAAGCGACCAGGCCCTTTCAAGAACGTATGCTCCGCTGGACTGGGCCGGGCCGGCAGCACTCGCGCTGGCCGTCGGGTCGCTCGCGTCCCTCATGCTGGCTGGTCACGGCCCTGCAGGGCCGGTCGTCATGCCAATGCCAGTCGTGGTTGGCGGGTGCGTCGGCGCCTTGGCGCTCTTCATCCGCGTCGAGCGGCAGCACGTTGCGCCCGCGTTCGACTTCGCGCTATTTGGCTCGTCGCGATTTGTCGCGATGTGCCTTGTCCCCATCGCGGGCTCGATCGGATTCTGGGCCCTGCTCGTCCACTTGCCGCAAATGGCCAGAGGGCCCATGGCGCTGAGCCCGGCTGCGACAGGCTTTCTGCTGACCGCGCTGACGGTGCCCATGGTCCTGCTGCCATCTGTTGGCGCCAAGCTGGCGGCGAAGCTGCCGGCGCGTTGGTACTTTGCCGGTGGGCTTGGGATCGTGGGTGGAGCGGATCTCCTGCTCGCACTCGCGGCCCGCGACCTCGGCGCGCCACTGGCCATCTGGGCCGTCGTCGGTGCGCTGCTGATCGGCGGGTGCGGTTGCGCGGTGTTCAATGCGCAGATCGCGGCTGCGGCCGTTTCGGCTGTGCCGCCTGATCGTGCGGCGACGGCATCGGCGATCTCAGTGACGATGCGACAGATCGGCTTCGCATTCGGGATCGCGTTGATCGGCGCGCTGCTCGAGCGCAACGATCCGTACGCCTATACGACGGCGTTTACCGTGGTCGCTGCTTGCACGCTTGGTCTCGCCGTTGTCGCATTCGCTCTGCTTGGTCGCTCCAAGGGATGA